GACGTGAGCGTGGAAGACCTCAAGCAATTATTCGCCAGGCCGAAGAGTAATTATAACACGGCAAAATGGGCGTTAATATTTCTTTTCGGCGGATCCGGATTATTTTTCGGTATCTGGCTGAATGAGATGACGAGAGAGGACGGTTACGCTCCGGCAACGGTTTTAGTGTTCGTTGGATTGGGGCTTCTCGTCTGGCAGAGATTGTATGGCAATAAAGGGGAGGACGAATCTTAAAGTTTTGAATTAGGACCGTCTATCTTTTAAAAATTCTAATTCTATATAAAAAGGCGTCTTACAGCAAGACGCCTCTTTTGACTTATAATAATATGACTATTAACCGGTCATATCGGGATTCACAGCTGACATAGCCTGAGCGAGAAATACCGGTTCAGGCAGTGCTCCCGTTATTGCGGGTCGTTCATTTACGACGGTCATCGGCACTCCCCGGACGCCGTATTTCATGCTTAATTGAGGAAATTCCGTCGCTTCTACCATATCGGCGGTTACGATTTCACTTTCCATCGCAAACTGATGCGCGAGCCGCACCGCGGCCGGACAATGTGGTCATGTAGGCGTTACGTAAACCTGTAAGTGCATCGGGTCGGTGAGAGAGTGAAGTTGATCCTTAGTCTCCTGTGTGAGACCCGAATCACCCGAGGAAACCATTGATATGTCCTCGAGCAGACTCGAAAATTCATAACCGGACGGTATGCCGTAAAATCTTATACCGTAATCCTTTTCGCCCATAATGACCGTAGCCGGAATCTTATCAATGTTGAACTCCTTAACTTTTTCCTCGTCGGTGATAAAATTATAAACATCGAGAGATATCTTATCTGATAGCCCGGCTATTTCCTCTAAAAGGCTGCGCGTCTCCGAACAGTACATGCACTCAATAGTCTGGGTGAAGTTTATAATCTTAACATCGCTTTGAAGCTCGCTGAACCTCTCCCTGACAGCTTCTTTATCTGATTCTTTGAGTAATCCCATATGCCCTCATCCTTTGATTTTATGCCGGCTCGACTATATTAGTTCTATGAACCTTTTTTTTCAAGTAATTTTGGATATTCACTGTAAAAAATATTCCGCTCTGTCAAATAGACTACTCAAATCAATTCTGATACTTATGCTTTTGAGCGGATGCAGCAAAAAAGACAATTCAAACCTGCCTGACGAGATAAGGTTGGGTTTTATGCCCGATTTCACTCATGCACAGGCATTCGTCGGAGTGGAGAAAAAGCATTACGCTCTAAATTTGAAGGGTGTAAAGATCAGCCCGAAGGCATACTTAACGGGCGCTACAATAATGAGGGACATCATAGGAGCCGAACTGGATTTTGCGTTTGTCGATCCGGTATCAGCGATTGTCAGTTTTTCCCGCAGGAGCGATAATACCTTTAAAATTGTAGCGGGAGTCAGCAGCGGCGGCGTTCTTTTTGTCGCGCAGAGGAATATTCCTCCGGGTTTTATTTCGAAATTTCAGGGTAAATCAGTCGCGGTACCGGAAATAAACGGATCACAATATGTCTCCTTCAAGGATTTTTTGAGAGCAAAACTGCCCGGGAATTCGGATGGGATAGCCAGTATAAATATAACTCCTCTCGACAGAAATGAGTTAATGAATTCGTTCATCAGCGGGATTATTGTCGGGGCGTGGTACCCTGAACCATGGGCGTCGAAGTTAATTATGGAGGGAAAGGGTTATGCGTACGTAAACGAAAGTTCTCTATGGACCAAATCGATATTCGCATCGGCGGTTCTTATATGTCGATCTGACTTCATGCGCGAGTATCCTGATGCGGTAGATCGGTTTCTGAAAGCCCACGTAAGCACGACCATCTGGATAAGGAGTAATAAAAAGGAGACAATAGAAATTCTCTCTAAAGGAGTAACGGCGCTGACAGGAGAGAGCATCTCCAAACAAGCAGCAAATAAAGCTTACGGGAATTTTGTTCCCACATATGACCCTGTGAAACCCTCACTCTTGAAATATGCCGCTAAGGCAAACAAATTAGGGCTGATATCAGGAAAAAACATAGAGAGCATATTTGAGTTTTCACCGATAGACACAATTTTGAAGTACGAAAATTTACCGCCGATAAAAATGATAATTAATTGAACGGTGCGAACTGCAATAATTACAGGTAGTATGACATTATGACAGTCAAAGCCATAAACAAATCTTATTTGATATTTGCAGTATAAACTGTTATATTACATGATAGTAACAAAATATAAGGTATTGCCAGATGCGGACGATATTGGCATAATTGTTGCAAAAAGTATGGTAATGGCAAATTAAATAAATGAGAGATAAAGAAATGGAAGGCTTCGAAAACGAACATATTCCGGAAGTATTACCGATACTTCCTTTAAGAAATACCGTCCTGTTTCCACAACAGGTGATACCGATATCAATCGGCAGGGAGAAGTCCGTCAGTTTGATTTCAAAGGTCAGCGAGACGGATAAGTTGATAGGCGTTGTTGCTCAGCGAGACGGCTCTATCGAACATCCGGAATCGAAAGACCTTTACACGTGGGGCACTTTGGCGGCGGTGCTGAAAGTATTTGATATGCCTGATGGAAGTAAAAGCGCTATCATCCAGGGACTACAGCGAATTAAGTTGATCACATATCTTGAAGAGGAGCCGTATATCAAAGCGGCGGTGCAGCAAATTAACGATGAAGAAACGGATAACGACCTCGAAATAGAGGCGATGACGGTAAACGTAAAGGCGGTTTTTCAGGACATCGTCGAGATTGCTCCGTATCTCTCGATGGAACACACTTCTCTCCTCGCCAATTTAGACGAGCCGGGGAAATTAGTAGACCGCGCAATATCAGTACTTAACATCCGCACGTCCGAAAAACAGTCGATATTGGAAGAGGTGGGTCTGAGAAGGCGACTCGAACAGGCAAACATAGTATTGAATAAGGAACTTCAACGCCTTCAGTTGGGCGAGAAGATCCAGACCGAAGTACAGGGAGAGATAAATAAAACTCAGAGAGAATATTTTTTGAGGGAACAGCTGAAAGCCATCAAGCGTGAATTGGGTGAAGAAGACGAACTCGCAATGGAACAGAAAGAGCTCAGAGAAAGGATGGAAGAAGCCAATCTTTCAGAAGAAGCGCTCAAAGTGGCGGAAAAGGAACTCGACCGGTTAAGCCGGATTCCTCCGTCCTCTCCGGAATATACCGTATCACGCACTTACCTTGACTGGTTATTAGACCTCCCATGGGATGTTTCAACAGAAGACAACATGGATATTAAAGCGGCGCAAGCGGTGCTCGACGGCGATCATTACGGGCTTGAAAAGGTAAAGAAAAGAATCCTCGAATATCTGTCGGTTCGACAGCTTAAGGCTGACATGAAGGGACCTATACTCTGTTTTGTCGGACCTCCGGGAACGGGCAAAACTTCCGTTGGTAAATCGATAGCTGACGCAATAGGCAGGAAGTTTGTCAGAATGTCCCTGGGCGGCGTTCACGATGAGGCGGAGATAAGAGGACACCGCAGGACATATATCGGAGCGCTTCCGGGAAGAATTATTCAGGGGCTGAAAAAATCGGGATCGAACAATCCGATATTCATGCTTGACGAGATCGATAAGGTGGGTAAAGATTTTCGTGGTGATCCGTCTTCCGCATTGCTCGAAGTACTCGATCCGGAACAAAACGATACTTTTTCTGATCACTACTTAGAAGTGGAATTCGATCTCTCGAAGGTAATGTTCATCGCCACCGCGAATTTAGCGGACCCGATACCTCCCGCGCTGAAAGACAGAATGGAACTGATTGAATTTTCCGGATATATAGAGGAAGAGAAGGCACAAATCGCCAAGAAATTTCTAATCCCGAAGCAGCTGGAGGGACATGGGCTTACCGAAAAGGATCTGACATTTGAGGATTCAGGCTTGAAGGAGCTTATTCATTCGTATACGCGTGAATCGGGAGTCAGAAACCTCGAGAGAGAAATAGCGAACGTAGCCCGAGGCGTAGCCCGGGAGATCGTGGAAGGGAAAGGGAAAAAGAAAAAGAAGCGGCTGACAAAAGAGACTATATCAAATTATCTCGGCCCTGTAAGGTTCTTCTCCGAGATCGCAGAGAGAATAAAGAAACCTGGAATCGTAACAGGTCTTGCATATACCCCTGCGGGTGGAGATATACTATTCATTGAGGCGACCGCAATGCCGGGTAAGGGCAAACTCACTCTGACGGGTCAGCTCGGTGACGTAATGAAGGAGTCCGCCGAAGCTGCGCTTTCGTTTATACGCTCTCAAGGCGAGGAATTGGGTATTGACCCCAAGTTTATCGAATATACAGATCTGCATATTCACGTACCAGCAGGCGCAATCCCCAAGGACGGTCCTTCAGCAGGAGTTACAATGTTTTCGGCGATGGTATCGCTGCTGACCGGCAAAAGATTGAAATTGGACATTGCCATGACGGGTGAAATAACTCTCAGAGGTGCAGTTCTGCCGGTAGGCGGAATTAAGGAAAAAGTTATCGCCGCTCACCGTGCCGGAATCAAACAAATTATTCTGCCGGAAAAGAACAAAAAAGACCTTGAGGAGATACCGAAATCTACTCGCAGAGGACTGAAATTTCATTTCGTTTCAGAAATGAAAGAAGTGATCGACATAGCGCTGGTCAAGACTCCGGGAAGACGCTCAAACGCCGCATCGAATAAACTACACGGTGCGACTCATATTCAATCGGGAAGAGCCTGAGCACACACTTGGGAAGATTATTCCGGGCGGACTCTCGCTGACGCTCTTTTTAATTCCCTGAATAACATTCCAGGTTAAGCTGAAATCGGGCAGGTCACAGACCTGCCCCTACACTTATTCTTAATATGGAGTGCATCCGGCTGAGCCGGATGCAGCATCAACGCAGTTGATGCACTCCAAAGTCAATGAGCGGCCAGGGCCACCGCCGTTGGCGGGGCTTGCGTTGTTTCAGTGTCGGGAAAATCATCAGTACCTTTCTATTGCTTTCAAGAGGCATAAAATCTAAATTACGATGTTAATGACTTTAGCTCAAATTTGATCAGATTATGCTAAATTATTTTGGAGTTGTGTAGATGTCAGGTCATTCCAAATGGAATACCATAAAGAGAAAAAAGGGTGCGATAGATGCTAAGCGTGGAAAGACTTTTACAAAAGTCATCAAGGAGATAACGGTCGCAGCCCGTGAAGGGGGCGGAGACGAATCGTCAAATCCCCGTCTCAGAGCAGCAATAACCACAGCTAAAGGGGTCAATATGCCCTTGGCGAATATAGAGAAGGCGATCAAGAGGGGAACAGGAGAGCTGCCGGGTATTGTTTATGAGGAAGCGATTTACGAGGGTTATGGTCCGGGAGGCGCGGCATTGCTGATATCCGCTTTGACGGATAACAAAAACAGGACGGTTTCCGAACTCAGGCGCATATTGACCAAATCCGGTGGTTCCTTAGCCGGTCCTGGCAGCGTCGCATGGATATTCGAGGCTAAAGGACTGATTCTCATCAGTACAAAGAGTGTAAGCGAGGAAGATCTCTTCTCGGCGGCGGTGGAAGCAGGCGCTGATGATATAAGGACTGAAGGCAATATGTTTGAGGTAGTGACTACGCCTGAAAATTATGAGAATGTAAAAGCCTCCATCACCGGGTCAGGAATCGAAATGGATTCTACTGAATTGACTCAGGTGCCGGGTTCCTCCGTAAAAATTGAAGGCAACGATGCGCGAGTTCTGCTCCGACTCATGGAGGAGCTGGAAAATCATGACGATGTACAGGGCGTCTATTCAAATTTCGATATAGACGAAAGCATCATCGAGGAAATAGCCGCTGTCTGAGAAGAACCTACCAGTTACAATCATCGGGATCGACCCCGGATTAGCATCCGCGGGATTCGGCGTCATCAGAAGAGTGGGTAATAATCTCAGTTATGTCGATTCGGGCGAGATAGCCACCAATTCAAAAACTAATTTTGCCGAGCGTCTTCTGATCTTAAGCAACTGGCTTGAAGAGGTAGTTACGAGAACGCAACCCGAAGTGGGTGTCATAGAGGAAACGTTTTATGGAGAGAACGCCAAAACCGCGTTACAGATGGGACATGCCCGCGGCGCCCTGATGCTTACTCTCGCAAGAGCAAATGTCATGAGTGTCGAGTACTCTGTCCGTTCGATAAAACAATCTGTCGTAGGCAACGGCGGTGCGTCCAAGCAGCAGGTGGAATATATGGTAAAGAACTTATTGAATGTAAATGAGCTGCCGGGCGGACACGCATCCGACGCGCTTGCAGCTGCTATCTGCTATGCCAATCAGGGGGCACTGAATCTGTGATAAGTCATATCAGAGGTACTCTTGTCCAAAAACAACCTCTACTCGTCATAGTTGACGTCGGCGGACTCGGATATTCGATAAATATCCCGCTGAGCACTTTCGAAAAGCTTCCCGATAAGGATTCATCAGTGGAGCTGTTCACTCATTTGCACGTAAGAGAAGACGAAATGTCGCTATACGGATTTCAGACTGAAGACGAAAGAAAGATGTTCCGACTGCTGATCGGTATCTCCGGGATAGGGCCCAAAGTAGCTATCGGAATCCTTTCGGGTACGGGAATCCCGCAGTTGAGAAAAGCGGTGACCGAGGGGGACGTTGACAGGCTTACGACAATAAAGGGGATAGGCAAAAAGACCGCTCAGCGGTTGATAGTGGAATTGAGGGATAAGCTCGGCGCCCCGGAAGACGGTGATGAATGGCTGAGAAGCGAAGGCGAAGAACCGGAGGTGGAAGAAAATTTGCTTTCGGCTGCCTATGCCTTAGAGACCCTGGGCTACTCCTCCAAACAGGCTTTTGCCGCCGCGAAGAAATCTCTCAAAACTCTCGGCAATGATGCAGAGCCTGAGCAGTTAATAAAAGAAGCATTAGGTAAAGTTGGGTAGAGAAATTTATATGTATCTTGCAGACAGGACGAATAGACTTGGAACCGAAACGGCGTTTGAAGTGCTCGCCAGAGCGAGAGCTCTTGAGGCGCAGGGAAGATCGGTAATTCACCTGGAGATAGGCGAACCGGATTTTGATACTCCACGCCATATAATTGATGCTGCGCATAAGGCGCTTGATGACGGATGGACGCATTATGGACCCGCGAGCGGCGATATGGAGCTTAAAGAAGCAGTCGTGAAGGAAATTCTCTCCACGAGGAGAGTAGAGGTAGGCGTGGATAACATTGTAGTAACTCCGGGCGCTAAACCGATAATGTTCTTTGCGATCCTCGCGTGTATAGAGGAAGAAGATGAGGTCATCTATCCTAATCCGGGGTTTCCCATCTACGAGTCGATGATCAACTTCATCGGGGCAAAAGCGATACCGATAATGCTGCGCGAAGAGATGGACTTCAGTTTCGACGTAAACGAATTAAGCGATCTGATAAGCGACAAAACGCGGATGATAATCCTTAACTCCCCTCAGAATCCTACAGGGGGAGTGATACCGAAAGAAGACTTAGAAGCAATTGCTACGTTGGTCGCCGACAGAGATATAATCGTCTTGACCGATGAAGTTTATAGTCGAATGGTTTACGACGGTGAACACAACTCGATTCTTTCGTTGGACGGGATGAAGGAAAAAACGATTTTGATAGAAGGGTTTTCCAAGACTTACGCAATGACAGGCTGGCGGCTCGGATATGGAGTGATGCCGGAAAATATAGCCGATATGGTGACAAAATTTATGGTAAACTGTAACTCCTGCACCGCTTCGTTCACTCAACGGGCTGGAATTCAGGCTTTAAACGGTTCGCAGGAGGATTCGATAAATATGGTTGAAGCGTTTCGTAAAAGAAGAGAAGTCATCGTAAACGGTTTGAACGAAATTTCCGGAATCAGCTGCAAAATGCCGAAGGGCGCATTTTACGTATTTCCGAACATAAAAGAGACCGGACTATCATCTCAGGAGGCGGAGGATAAATTTCTCAACGAAGCGGGAGTCGCCTCTCTAAAAGGGACGTCGTTCGGAGCGAACGGCGAAGGATATGTGCGTCTTTCATACGCAAATTCGACCGAGAATATCAAAGAAGCGTTGAACAGGATAGCCGGTGTCCTTTGAGCGTAAGTGAAGTGAAGCGAACGGCATTATATGACGAGCATCTGAAAGCCGGCGCCAAAATCGTATCGTTCGCGGGCTACGAAATGCCCATTAAGTATTCGGGCATAGTGGATGAACATCAGGCGGTGAGGGAGAGCGTCGGTATCTTTGACATATCCCATATGGGAGAGTTTGAAGTGCGCGGTGACGGAGCGCTTGATTACCTGCAAAAAATGACCTTGAACGACGTCTCCAAATTAGAAGTGAACCAGGCTCAGTATTCAGGAATCTGCTACGAAGACGGCGGAATGATAGATGACCTTCTCGTATACAGGCTTGAAGATCATTACATGATCGTTGTGAATGCGGCAAATATCAAAACGGATCTTGACTGGTTTGAATCGCATAAACCGGAAGGTGTTGAACTCAGGAACGTTTCGGACGATACCTCCTTGATTGCGGTTCAGGGGAAAAATTCAAAAGAACTCATAAAAAGATTGAGCTCTGCCGATCTTGATAACATTACGTATTACACTTTCGTGGAAGACACGGTAGCTGAAAAAGCTGCGATAGTTTCAAGAACGGGATATACGGGTGAATTGGGTTTCGAGCTTTATCTCAAATCCGGGGATGCCTCTGCAGTCTGGAGGGCGCTCTTGTCGGCAGGGACCGAGTTCGGCATAAAGCCGGCAGGACTCGGCGCTCGTGACACACTCAGGCTTGAGATGTGCTATTGCCTGTACGGTAATGACATAGACAGTACGACGACTCCCTTAGAAGCGGGATTAGGCTGGATAACGAAGTTGAACAAAGGTGATTTTATCGGATCAGACATCCTCAGACAACAGAAGGAAGAGGGACTTAAGAAAAAGCTTATCTCCTTTGAAATGGATAAAAAAGCCATCCCGAGGCACGGATACGATTTGCTGTTCGATGGCGCTGCCGTTGGCAGTGTTACAAGCGGAACGTTTTCGCCGACGCTGCAAAAAGGAATCGGGTTAGGGTATATAGCAGCGGGTACTCATAAACCGGGAACGGAAATCAGAGTTGACATTAGGGGAAGAACGGAGTCAGCCCGGATAGTCAAACCCCCGTTCTATAAGCCCGAATAGTTAAGAATTTTATGGCTGATAAGAATAAGAGAGAAAGAAAAAAAGAAGTCGTGGGGTTATTGCTGATGGTTCTGGCGTTCCTCATGGGAGCCGCCATGGTGAGCTATGATATGACGGAGGAACCGGAAAATATCACTCAGCTGCGGACAAAAAACTTTCTGGGCATCGGCGGCGTTTTCATCTCCCATTATCTGATAAAGATGTTTCTCGGTCTCGGTTCGGCTGTGATCCCGGTGCTGCTCTTTTTATGGGGTTTTTGGACTTTTACAAACAGGAAATTCAAAGCGCTTGCAAAATTTTCGCTCTTCCTGTTTGTAGTAGCTATACTCGTCTCGACCGCACTCGCCTTGATAATTGGAAAGTCGTGGGCGCTGCCCGGCGCAGCGGGCGGGTTGTTCGCCGGATTCCTGACGACGTTTCTCGGTTTACTCGGAGCCTGGGTTTTCGTGGGTATAACAATGCTGCTAATCGTTACAGGATATTTCGGGATGAGTGTTTATGGATTGACGACCGCGGTAGGCAGCGCATTGAGCAACTTAATTTCTACTGCGGGCAAACTACGAAAGAGCAAAGATAAACGACGGAGCCAACGTCAGATTATTGAACCGGATATTGAGCCGGGAGATGAGAAGATCGCAGAAGAGAACTGGACTCCGCCTGAGGTAGTCACCCAAAAGGAGCTTGTTACCGAAGAATCGAAGGCGGAGGATCTACCTGAAGAGGGGGAGATGATTCAAGGCGTTGAGGACGAGAAAGAAACCGTTACAAAAGCGGATCGGACGGCTGACGAAGAGGATGATGAAAATCAGGATGAGATTCACAGAGCGGATTTCACGGTAAAAGAACAGATTGTCGAAAAAGAAGTTGATTATGATGCTGAACGGGCAGAGTATGCAAAACGGGAATATAATCTCCCCTCGGTGGAACTTTTAGACGTTGCCCCTCAACCGGTTGAGGATCAGATCTCCAAGGAAGAGATCATGAACAACGCCAGGCTATTGGAGAATACGCTCGAAAGTTTTGGCGTGAGCGCCAAGGTCGTTGAAGTTCATCCCGGTCCGGTCATAACAAGGTTCGAGTTGGAACCCGCCACCGGAGTAAAGGTGAGCAAAATCGTGACGCTTGCGGATGACATTGCTCTGGCACTTCGCGCCAAGAGAGTGAGAATTCTCGCTCCGATACCGGGAAAAGCCGCTGTCGGAGTGGAAATACCCAACAAGAACGCCCAGTTTGTATATTTGCGTTCGATCATAAATTCCGAGAAATTCGCCTCTATGAAATCACCGCTCACGATAGCGCTCGGAAAAACGGCGGCCGGCGAAATTATTTGCGTCGATCTTGCCACGATGCCGCATCTACTGATTGCAGGTTCCACAGGTTCGGGAAAGAGCGTATGTATCAACACAATTATCACGAGCTTTTTATATAAAGCGAGGCCCGATGAAGTCAAATTCATTATGGTAGATCCGAAAAAATTAGAACTCTCGACTTATAAACAGCTCAAAAATTATTATCTGATGCCGCTGCGGGATGTAAAGGAGCAAATTATCACTTCACCTCAACTCGCGGTCATAGCGCTTAAAAGCGCTGAGGTGGAGATGGAGCGGCGATACGATCTTCTCGTGAATGCTGGAGTCAGGAGCATCGCCGACTATAACAACAAGGCTGAAACATCCGATGAATTCTCCAAATTACCCTACGTCGTAGTGATAATCGATGAGCTGGCGGATTTGATGATAACCGCCGCAAAGGATATCGAGGAACCGATAGCGCGGTTGACGCAGATGGCACGTGCTGTCGGTATCCACCTGATTGTGGCTACTCAACGTCCGTCGGTGGACGTGCTTACGGGAGTGATCAAGGCAAACTTCCCGGCGCGGATGGCATTTCAAGTGGCCACTAAAGTTGACTCCCGTACGATCATTGATATGAACGGAGCAGAGAAACTCCTCGGCAATGGGGATATGCTTTACGTTCCACCCGCTGAACCGGAAGCAATAAGAGTGCATAATTCATTTGTTTCACTGCCGGAAATTGAGAGGGTCATGGAACATGTGAACTTGCAGCCGAAATACGAGGAAAAGCCTCTGCCGTCTATGAAGGAAGCTCCCTTATCTTCAGACAAAGAGGGATATCTCGAATATTACGGGAATGATGCTCTTTTGCCTGAAGCGATGCGTCTTGTTGTAACTCACCGGCAGGGTTCCGTATCATTATTACAAAGACGGTTAAGGGTGGGATATTCCAGAGCTGCGAGGCTCATAGATGAGCTTGAAAATGCCGGAGTCGTCGGTCCTTTTGAAGGTAGTAAGGCGCGGGAAGTACTTTGGGATGATGAGGATCTGAAGAAAAATCTTGAAAACAGCAATGAAGAGGATGATGAGTGATTTATAGCCCGAGATATTTATCAGCCTACTTAATATTTGCCGTTCTATTTATCCTCGGTTCGCCGTTGACCTCACAGGGTCAAACAGCGAAGAGCGTAATGGATAAGATGAGAGATACGCTGAAAAAGCAAAAGGAGATCTCTATCGCTTACGAGCAGTCCTATAAGTGGAAATCCTCGAATACAGGCAGTAAGACAACAGGCAGGCTGGACTTGAAAGATCTTAAGATGTTTCGACTTTTCACAGATGAACAAACGATAGTCAGCGACGGTGAAACGATCTGGTCATATTCCGCATTCACCGATCAAGTCATTATTGAACGGTTGAATAAATCCGGAGGCACAAGAATTCCCAGTGATTTTCTGTTCGATTATCCAAAGGACTATTACGCTAATCTCTCAGAAGAAAATAAGTTTGAAGGTGAGTACCTCATTGAACTAACTCCGAAAGATAAAAGTAGTTTCGTGACTGTAATAAGAATTTGGGTGGACGGCGATGACTATTTAACCCGTAAGATAGAGTACGTTGACATCAATAAAAACGTCACGTCATGGGAGATTACAGAGATAAACCTTGAACCCGAATTTGATAAGTCTCACTTCATTTTAAAACCGCCTCCCGGATCGAACGTCGTTGACCTTCGTTAGGTCACACTGATTTTTATGAGCAAGAGACAGTTACTCGGGATAGGCATAAGCATCGTCTTCGTCTATTTCGCATTTCGCGATATAAATTTCGAAGAATTTCTGTCAGCGATCAAGAAAGCGGAATATATCTGGATATTGCCTGCAATTGCCGCCATGGTAGCGAGCTTCTGGCTTAGAGGTTACAGATGGAAGTACATTCTTAATCCGGTTAAAGAAGTGAGTACAACAGAAGCGTTTTCGGCGACGATGATAGGATATATGGCTAATAACGTTCTGCCGTTCAGGATTGGCGACATTGTTCGGCTAATTGCCATCTGGAAAGATTCAGGTGTTTCTAAAGCCGCCGCTCTCGGTTCCGTTTTGATCGAGAGGATATTCGATCTGTTTATGGTCTTGGCGGTTTTCGGGCTGGCGTTGATCTCATATCCGAATCTTCCCGAATGGGCGGTTGTAACCGGATACTTCACTGTGGGTCTTTTTATCGCTCTTATTGCCTTCTCTATCTATTCGCGGAATAATATAGAATCTCTTGTGAAGCTGAACAACTTCATAGCGGGTAAGATATCAGATAGTGCGGCGGCTAAGAGTGAAGTCGTCATAAGATCGTTTTCAGACGGTTTAAAGGTAATTCATGACGTCAGGCAGTTGTTCTGGCTTGTATTTCTGTCGACAATATTATGGACGATCAACGTTCTCTGGGTTTGGTTTGCGATTGAAATATTCGATTTTAATCTTCCGTTCTCAGCGTCACTTCTCATTCTCGTATTTATTCTTTTTGCCGTTTCAATACCTTCCGCTCCCGGTTACGTAGGTACTTTTCATGGCTTTGTGATCGCGGGGTTCGTGTTTATGGGAATAGACGTTGATTTAGCCCGCGCATCCGCCGTTGTGATGCACGCCACGAACTATATTCCGGTAACTTTGATGGGGTTATATTTCCTTTTCAAAAGCAACATAACTCTGAAGTCAGCTTCAAAGGGTTCATCCTTCGTAGATGATATGAAAAACGAAGATGAAAAAGCCGCATAGATCGTTGTGGTTTCACGTTTTATATTGAATGTTCAAGGGGTTGAAGTTACCTTATTTCGATAGACTATAATATGCATTATGGATAGAATTACGCTAAATAACATGGTATTTTTCGGCTATCACGGCGCGCTCGAAGAGGAACAGGAAATCGGCGGAAGGTACGAGGTCGATATAGATCTTATCGGTGATTTCAGCAAGCCGTCAAAATCAGATAAGTTGTCGGATGCCATTGATTACCAAATGGTATATGATCTGGTAAGAGAAAAGGTTGAGCGTTCCAAATACCATCTTATAGAGCGGCTAGCCGATGAGGTTGCCGAGGAAGTGTTGGGTAGGTTCGAGTTAATCAAGGTAAAAGTGAGACTCAGGAAGAGGAACGTTCCCATCGGAGGTGTAATAGATTTTGTGGAAGTTGAATTGTCAAGAGATGCTATTAATAAAGAGCTTGAATAACCTGAGTTGAGCGAGACTGCATACATAGGATTAGGTTCAAATCTCGGCGACAGAATAAATAATCTCCGAATCGCGGTAGATTCGATTTCAAAGGAGAACAAAATCAGGGTGGTCAAAGAGTCCGGAATTTATGAATCGGAACCGATGTATCTTCAGGAACAGCCGTACTTTCTCA
The Candidatus Neomarinimicrobiota bacterium genome window above contains:
- a CDS encoding flippase-like domain-containing protein, whose protein sequence is MSKRQLLGIGISIVFVYFAFRDINFEEFLSAIKKAEYIWILPAIAAMVASFWLRGYRWKYILNPVKEVSTTEAFSATMIGYMANNVLPFRIGDIVRLIAIWKDSGVSKAAALGSVLIERIFDLFMVLAVFGLALISYPNLPEWAVVTGYFTVGLFIALIAFSIYSRNNIESLVKLNNFIAGKISDSAAAKSEVVIRSFSDGLKVIHDVRQLFWLVFLSTILWTINVLWVWFAIEIFDFNLPFSASLLILVFILFAVSIPSAPGYVGTFHGFVIAGFVFMGIDVDLARASAVVMHATNYIPVTLMGLYFLFKSNITLKSASKGSSFVDDMKNEDEKAA
- the folB gene encoding dihydroneopterin aldolase, whose amino-acid sequence is MDRITLNNMVFFGYHGALEEEQEIGGRYEVDIDLIGDFSKPSKSDKLSDAIDYQMVYDLVREKVERSKYHLIERLADEVAEEVLGRFELIKVKVRLRKRNVPIGGVIDFVEVELSRDAINKELE